From the genome of Glycine max cultivar Williams 82 chromosome 2, Glycine_max_v4.0, whole genome shotgun sequence, one region includes:
- the LOC100819951 gene encoding glutamyl-tRNA reductase 1, chloroplastic codes for MAVSTSFPGAKLEALLLKCGSSNAATATATTTTHLSCFCKTRKTLVQSQRGPIRCEASSASDVVADATKKAASVSALEQLKTSAADRYTKERSSVMVIGLSVHSTPVEMREKLAIPEAEWPRAIAELCSLNHIEEAAVLSTCNRMEIYVVALSKHRGVKEVTEWMSKTSGIPVADLCQHQFLLYNKDATQHLFEVSAGLDSLVLGEGQILAQVKQVVKVGQGVNGFGRNISGLFKHAITVGKRVRTETNIAAGAVSVSSAAVELALMKLPEASHANARMLVIGAGKMGKLVIKHLVAKGCTKMVVVNRSEERVAAIHEEIKDVEIIYKPLSEMLTCIGEADVVFTSTASENPLFLKDDVKELPPATDEVGGRRLFVDISVPRNVGSCLSDLESVRVYNVDDLKEVVAANKEDRLRKAMEAQAIIGEESKQFEAWRDSLETVPTIKKLRAYAERIRLAELEKCLGKMGDDINKKTQRAVDDLSRGIVNKLLHGPMQHLRCDGSDSRTLSETLENMHALNRMFNLETEISVLEQKIRAKVEQKP; via the exons ATGGCTGTTTCAACAAGTTTCCCTGGTGCAAAGTTGGAGGCTTTGTTGCTGAAATGTGGCTCCTCCAATGCTGCCACTGCCactgccaccaccaccacccatTTGTCATGTTTTTGCAAAACCAGAAAGACACTTGTTCAGAGTCAGAGAGGGCCTATTCGCTGTGAGGCTTCTTCTGCTTCTGATGTTGTGGCTGATGCCACTAAGAAAGCTGCTAGTGTCTCTGCTCTTGAACAGCTTAAGACCTCTGCAGCTGATA GGTATACAAAGGAAAGGAGCAGCGTCATGGTTATTGGACTGAGTGTGCATAGTACGCCTGTGGAAATGCGTGAAAAGCTTGCCATACCAGAAGCAGAATGGCCTCGAGCCATTGCGGAGCTTTGTAGTCTGAATCACATTGAGGAAGCAGCTGTTCTGAGCACCTGCAACAGAATGGAAATATATGTTGTTGCTCTGTCCAAGCACCGTGGTGTTAAAGAAGTCACTGAATGGATGTCCAAA ACAAGTGGGATTCCAGTTGCAGATCTTTGCCAGCATCAGTTTCTGCTATACAACAAAGATGCCACACAACACCTTTTTGAAGTATCTGCAGGTCTTGATTCTCTAGTGTTGGGAGAAGGTCAAATCCTTGCCCAGGTGAAGCAGGTTGTCAAAGTTGGACAAGGAGTGAATGGCTTTGGGAGGAACATTAGTGGACTATTCAAGCATGCAATCACTGTGGGGAAGAGGGTTAGAACTGAGACAAACATTGCTGCTGGTGCAGTTTCTGTTAGCTCAGCAGCTGTTGAACTGGCCCTGATGAAGCTACCTGAAGCCTCACATGCCAATGCAAGGATGTTGGTCATTGGAGCTGGGAAGATGGGAAAGCTTGTGATCAAGCATTTGGTGGCAAAAGGGTGCACAAAGATGGTGGTTGTCAATAGAAGTGAGGAGAGAGTTGCCGCGATCCATGAAGAAATCAAGGATGTTGAGATAATCTACAAGCCACTCTCGGAGATGCTCACATGCATTGGTGAGGCAGATGTGGTTTTCACCAGCACAGCATCAGAGAATCCACTGTTCTTGAAGGATGATGTCAAGGAACTTCCTCCCGCCACCGATGAAGTCGGCGGCCGTCGCCTTTTCGTCGATATATCTGTTCCTAGGAATGTTGGATCatgtctctcagaccttgagtCTGTGAGAGTGTACAATGTTGATGACCTTAAGGAGGTTGTGGCAGCCAACAAAGAGGATAGGCTAAGAAAAGCCATGGAGGCTCAAGCAATCATTGGTGAAGAATCAAAACAATTTGAGGCTTGGAGAGACTCATTGGAAACTGTTCCTACCATTAAAAAGTTGAGGGCATATGCTGAAAGAATAAGGCTTGCTGAGCTTGAGAAGTGCCTAGGTAAGATGGGTGATGATATCAACAAGAAGACACAAAGAGCTGTGGATGATCTTAGCAGGGGTATAGTGAATAAGTTGCTTCATGGGCCAATGCAACACTTGAGGTGTGATGGCAGTGACAGCAGGACTCTAAGTGAGACCCTTGAGAACATGCATGCTTTGAATAGAATGTTCAACCTTGAGACTGAAATATCTGTTTTGGAGCAGAAGATTCGAGCCAAGGTGGAGCAAAAGCCATAG